In the Caballeronia sp. LZ062 genome, one interval contains:
- a CDS encoding pyridoxamine 5'-phosphate oxidase family protein — MNIPPQAPLHLLHRVSEGTLATHSRDPAGFPYPTALPFALTSRHLPMLLISRLAEHTRNLEADSRGGFLIAHANGASVLEGQRLTLLGTFEPAPKTDHEELARRYMRYHPDAARYLELGDFAFWVMSPQRMRFIGGFGAMGWLDGNQMDPLEPVSSEDEAALCAFSDTDARRPTHIRILGIDRYGCDLFESGTRNRFTFDKPKLDVQDLKAALIDCFERHA, encoded by the coding sequence ATGAATATCCCGCCGCAAGCACCGCTTCATCTGCTGCATCGAGTATCGGAAGGAACACTCGCGACTCATTCGCGCGATCCGGCGGGTTTCCCTTATCCGACCGCGTTGCCATTCGCGCTGACCAGCCGTCATTTGCCGATGCTGTTGATCAGCCGCCTCGCGGAACACACGCGAAATCTGGAAGCCGATTCGCGCGGCGGTTTTCTCATTGCACATGCCAATGGAGCGAGCGTGCTCGAGGGCCAGCGGCTGACATTGCTCGGGACGTTCGAACCTGCCCCGAAAACCGATCACGAAGAACTGGCGCGCCGGTATATGCGCTATCACCCGGACGCGGCGCGTTATCTCGAGTTGGGCGACTTCGCTTTCTGGGTAATGTCGCCGCAGCGAATGCGCTTTATCGGAGGCTTCGGTGCAATGGGTTGGCTCGACGGCAATCAAATGGATCCGCTTGAGCCGGTGAGTAGCGAAGACGAAGCGGCGCTTTGCGCCTTCTCCGACACTGATGCAAGACGCCCGACCCACATTCGAATATTAGGGATAGATCGATACGGATGCGATTTGTTCGAATCCGGTACTCGCAATCGTTTTACTTTCGATAAACCAAAGCTGGATGTGCAGGATTTGAAAGCGGCGCTTATCGACTGTTTCGAACGCCATGCGTAA
- a CDS encoding MFS transporter, producing the protein MSDSTSASSARESNPSLALHRSLPQATRQRARYATMAVFFIAGMMYASWGVHVPTVRDKFALSPGMLSLALFAVAGGSIFAMLTTGSWIARAGTRTACMAGGIAMTVCGALILVVPSFWLLLIVLAVFGAGMATLDVAMNAEASAVEEALGRPIMSSLHGMFSIGGMAGAAIGGALIAHGLAPAAHLALAAGASLVVLLASMPSVLPHVPHHEAHAKASSSNRWRSAALWALGGMALVALIAEGAMYDWATVYMRDVVEASPSLSSAAYAAFSGGMAAGRFGGDAVRARFGAPQLVFGSAGLAFVGMVMALVFPNAVVTMTGFTLMGLGLANMMPVLFAAAARVEGVTAAEGLAQVAGLAYFGLLLGPVLIGGVAQVSTLPIGLCVVAACCAAIALIGPRILRRLKI; encoded by the coding sequence GTGTCCGACTCGACCTCCGCTTCTTCCGCCCGCGAGTCCAATCCTTCGCTCGCTTTGCACCGCAGCCTGCCCCAAGCCACGCGGCAGCGCGCCCGCTACGCCACCATGGCCGTGTTCTTCATCGCCGGCATGATGTACGCGTCGTGGGGCGTTCACGTGCCGACCGTACGCGACAAGTTCGCGCTCAGCCCCGGCATGCTCTCGCTCGCGCTGTTTGCGGTTGCCGGCGGCTCGATCTTCGCGATGCTCACCACCGGATCGTGGATCGCACGCGCCGGCACGCGTACGGCGTGCATGGCGGGCGGGATCGCGATGACGGTGTGCGGCGCGCTGATCCTCGTCGTGCCGTCTTTCTGGCTGCTGCTGATCGTGCTCGCGGTGTTCGGCGCGGGCATGGCGACGCTCGATGTCGCGATGAACGCCGAAGCGAGCGCGGTCGAAGAGGCGCTCGGGCGGCCGATCATGTCGTCGCTGCACGGCATGTTCAGCATCGGCGGGATGGCGGGCGCGGCCATCGGCGGCGCGCTCATCGCGCACGGGCTTGCGCCGGCGGCGCACCTGGCGCTTGCGGCAGGCGCGAGTCTCGTCGTGCTGCTGGCATCGATGCCCTCGGTCCTGCCGCACGTGCCGCATCACGAGGCGCACGCGAAAGCTTCGTCGTCGAATCGCTGGCGCTCGGCCGCCCTCTGGGCGCTGGGCGGCATGGCGCTCGTCGCGCTCATCGCGGAAGGCGCGATGTACGACTGGGCCACCGTCTATATGCGCGATGTCGTCGAGGCGTCGCCGTCATTGTCGAGCGCCGCTTACGCCGCGTTCTCCGGCGGAATGGCGGCCGGTCGCTTCGGCGGCGATGCCGTGCGCGCGCGCTTCGGCGCGCCGCAGCTCGTGTTCGGCAGCGCGGGCCTCGCGTTCGTCGGCATGGTGATGGCGCTGGTCTTTCCGAACGCCGTCGTGACGATGACCGGCTTCACGCTCATGGGCCTCGGTCTCGCGAACATGATGCCGGTGCTTTTCGCGGCGGCGGCGCGGGTCGAAGGCGTGACGGCGGCTGAAGGGCTCGCGCAGGTCGCGGGGCTCGCGTACTTCGGCTTGCTGCTCGGGCCGGTGCTGATCGGCGGCGTCGCGCAGGTAAGCACGTTGCCCATCGGCTTGTGCGTCGTGGCGGCGTGCTGCGCGGCGATCGCGCTGATCGGACCGCGCATCCTCCGGCGCCTGAAAATATAA
- a CDS encoding branched-chain amino acid ABC transporter substrate-binding protein — MNTKLHKVLPISAAAVLFATLATSAAADQVVKIGHVAPLTGGIAHLGKDNENGARLAVEEINAKGLTIGGQKITLQLDPQDDAADPRTATQVAQKLVDDKVVAVVGHLNSGTSIPASKIYSDAGIVQISPSATNPTYTQQGFKTTYRVVATDAQQGPALANYAAKSLKVKSVAVVDDSTAYGQGLANEFEKTAKSLGLKVVSHDATNDKAVDFRAILTKIKGENPDAVMYGGMDATGGPFAKQAKQLGLRAKVLAGDGVCTEKLADLAGDATDNVVCSEAGMALEKMEGGQAFAAKYQKRFGQPIQIYAPFTYDAVYIIVDAMKRANSADPAKILAAMPNTDYKGVIGQTTFDSKGDLKHGVISLYDYKAGKKTLLDVVKM; from the coding sequence ATGAACACCAAGCTTCACAAAGTGTTGCCGATCAGCGCCGCAGCCGTGCTGTTCGCTACGTTGGCAACGTCCGCAGCAGCCGACCAGGTCGTCAAGATCGGTCACGTCGCTCCGCTGACCGGCGGTATCGCTCACCTGGGCAAGGACAACGAAAACGGCGCGCGGCTGGCAGTCGAAGAGATCAACGCCAAGGGTCTCACCATCGGCGGCCAGAAGATCACCCTGCAACTGGACCCGCAAGACGATGCAGCCGACCCGCGTACCGCCACGCAAGTCGCGCAGAAGCTCGTCGACGACAAGGTGGTCGCAGTGGTCGGCCACCTGAACTCCGGTACGTCCATCCCGGCATCGAAGATTTATAGCGACGCGGGCATCGTCCAGATCTCGCCGTCCGCCACGAACCCGACCTACACGCAGCAAGGCTTCAAGACGACGTACCGCGTCGTCGCGACCGATGCGCAGCAAGGCCCGGCGCTCGCGAACTACGCGGCGAAGAGCCTGAAGGTGAAGAGCGTCGCCGTGGTCGACGACTCGACCGCCTACGGTCAGGGTCTCGCGAACGAATTCGAGAAGACCGCGAAGTCGCTGGGTCTGAAGGTCGTTTCGCACGACGCGACCAACGACAAGGCCGTGGACTTCCGCGCCATTCTGACGAAGATCAAGGGCGAAAACCCCGACGCCGTGATGTACGGCGGCATGGACGCGACCGGCGGCCCGTTCGCCAAGCAGGCGAAGCAGCTCGGCCTGCGCGCGAAGGTGCTCGCGGGCGACGGCGTCTGCACCGAAAAGCTGGCCGACCTGGCCGGCGACGCGACCGACAACGTCGTGTGCTCGGAAGCAGGCATGGCGCTGGAAAAGATGGAAGGCGGTCAGGCATTCGCTGCGAAGTATCAGAAGCGTTTCGGCCAGCCGATCCAGATCTACGCGCCGTTCACGTATGACGCGGTGTACATCATCGTCGACGCGATGAAGCGCGCGAACTCGGCCGATCCGGCCAAGATTCTCGCCGCGATGCCGAACACGGACTACAAGGGCGTGATCGGCCAGACCACCTTCGATTCGAAGGGCGATCTGAAGCACGGCGTGATCTCGCTGTACGACTACAAGGCAGGCAAGAAGACGCTGCTCGACGTCGTCAAGATGTAA
- a CDS encoding dienelactone hydrolase family protein codes for MTVTVTSRWIDIPADGGSFQGYLALPKTGKGPAVIILQEIFGVNSHIRSVADQYAADGYVALAPDVFWRTQPRVELGYEGADREKAMELLQKTDVDSAVADVGAAAKALRALPEVSGQVAAIGYCFGGRLAYLAAAQGSVDAAVAYYGGGIQNQLDKADQVKAPIQFHYGELDAHIPADAVDAVRQRFASRADSELYVYPAADHGFNCGDRASYNAKASALAHGRTLTFLGQHL; via the coding sequence GTGACCGTAACCGTGACTTCCCGATGGATCGACATTCCCGCCGATGGCGGCAGCTTCCAGGGCTATCTCGCGCTGCCCAAGACGGGAAAGGGACCCGCCGTGATCATCCTGCAGGAGATCTTCGGGGTGAACTCGCATATTCGCAGTGTCGCGGATCAATATGCCGCCGATGGCTATGTCGCGCTCGCGCCCGACGTGTTCTGGCGCACGCAGCCGCGCGTCGAACTGGGCTATGAAGGCGCGGATCGCGAAAAGGCGATGGAACTGCTGCAAAAGACCGACGTGGATTCCGCCGTCGCGGATGTCGGCGCAGCGGCGAAGGCGTTGCGCGCGCTGCCGGAAGTGAGCGGCCAGGTCGCGGCAATTGGCTATTGCTTCGGCGGGCGGCTTGCGTATCTCGCGGCGGCGCAAGGTTCGGTGGATGCAGCCGTGGCCTACTACGGCGGCGGCATCCAAAACCAGCTCGACAAGGCCGATCAGGTGAAAGCGCCGATCCAGTTCCACTACGGCGAACTCGACGCGCACATTCCCGCCGACGCGGTCGACGCGGTGCGCCAGCGTTTCGCGAGCCGGGCGGACTCCGAGCTTTACGTCTACCCCGCAGCCGATCACGGCTTCAATTGCGGCGACCGCGCGTCGTATAACGCGAAGGCATCGGCGCTCGCGCACGGCCGCACGCTGACGTTCCTCGGCCAGCATCTGTAA